A single genomic interval of Acidimicrobiia bacterium harbors:
- a CDS encoding ester cyclase, which translates to MSADERKAVIRRFHSSLDDGDALYDEVLTDDFVGHLASGQQMNGATEFKQYSQMMLGAFSDLHSSVHEIVGEGDLFACRVFFSGVHTGDLMGIPPTNKKFELSEALFVRFEGNKIAEEWQYLNQLTMFQQLGINPMAEASE; encoded by the coding sequence ATGTCGGCAGATGAGAGAAAAGCAGTGATCCGGCGTTTTCATTCCTCACTGGACGACGGTGACGCCCTGTACGACGAAGTCCTCACTGATGACTTTGTTGGTCACCTCGCCTCTGGTCAACAGATGAACGGCGCAACGGAATTCAAGCAATACAGTCAGATGATGCTCGGAGCCTTTTCCGATCTTCACTCATCTGTCCATGAGATCGTCGGCGAGGGAGACTTGTTCGCCTGTCGGGTTTTCTTTTCCGGCGTGCACACCGGCGACCTCATGGGAATCCCCCCAACCAACAAGAAATTCGAACTATCCGAAGCTCTATTTGTCCGATTTGAGGGCAACAAAATCGCCGAAGAGTGGCAATACCTGAACCAGCTGACCATGTTTCAGCAACTTGGCATCAACCCAATGGCCGAAGCGAGCGAGTAG